DNA from Phragmites australis chromosome 16, lpPhrAust1.1, whole genome shotgun sequence:
TAATTAATGCAATTATGAGtgggaatattaatgatggcaatagcaacatagaatcttaggccttgagcaaagttgggtcagtgatgatgaagttatgatgttggtttagtctttactcaagtaacctaattaaggaccggttcgtggagtgacaacccaagaaatatcgtaccaaccacgagacctggtatgggacaggcctagcctattaattagtggattccagtttttgtgcgtgccaaatggaagagtggatgtgtgagGACGGCAAATACCAGAACTATTttgttagtggtatgagatgtatagtggaagggaagggtgaaaactttctagAGCTaaaaggcgcaaaagggggcttctgggtggtgtgatgccactttgacggcggtaaaacctagcgggtatgcacttactggatgaaactttgtaacggctttgtagtgactttccgggcgacacaccactggagtgtgttaagtgtttcgcggacacggcaacaaggaaaatcacgacttgtggggaaagctggacaacctctgtatagtgtaaaactgttataacagccgtgctcacggttatgagagacttagatcctcacatgattagccaagAGGGTTGGGTCGTTTTGGTCTGTTGAGAGCCTGATGTGGGAACTCAGGTGGAGGGAAAAACTGTGGATATGGTTCTAGGAGTTGGAGGCCTAATGATGATGAACCTAGTTAAGTAGGTTGCTTTCATAAAACTTTGTTAGTTGGCTTTTATGTAAAACTATAATTGTTATGGCctgttccttgtttaagcttgcatagcattttatttcccacacttgcggagtactagttgtactcacacttgttgtttttaccCCAAATGCCGTTCAAACGCTGCTaagacaatgaaggagatccagatgtcttcgatgatgaagaggaagactgcTAGGCTCACGTTTCCCCCGGTCAAGTGCatgtggaagttggagtttcACGGAGTATCGCTGTGTGCCTTTTGTTAAAGACTTTTTGGTCTCATTATTTGTTATAGTtaaaacgttgtaataatgacactggatgtgatacactgatgaagtcgctgcatgtatgaaacttgatcctggcatacatgtggtttacatctggttttgcctctttctaaaaccgggtgtgacagcatTGTAGCAGCATGTGCGCTGAAGCACCTCCTACGCCGCATGCAGTTGCCCTACCATGGTGCGCTCCCCGTCGGCCACCACCGCACGCGCATGGCACCGGCTCGTCTCCATGAGACCCATGCACATCATCTTAGTCTTGAGCCGTACAAGCGCGTTGATAATTTTTTGAGGGATTGTTCACACACAAATATATAGTCTGTACACCTAGGCGTCTATAGTTGATCCTATTATAAGTgaaatatatactactttttaagatgtatgtattattttctgatatgcatataattctttataagtgaaatatatactactttctgagATAATATACTACTTTCTAATATATATATGCTACTTTTTGAGATGTATATACGGAGAGTATGTATACcgaatgtaaaaaaaaaatctttatatatatatatataaattagtATGTACTTTTAGAGTTATACTCTCAGCTCGATTCATAGTATGTACAAACTACCATAGTAGGAGTATATATGTAGCTAGCCAGGTCATTATATTAGGCGATTAACTATACATCACAAATTATATATGACCAATCGTAACTAAGCACCATTATTGAGTCCGGTTTCGTCTTCCTGCTTCCATCTTTGGCTATAAAAGCATGTGCCAAGAACAAGGAGGTACCACCATTCACATCCCACTAATTAAGATAGATCCATAGGTACCGATCGATTAAGGTACGGTGGCCATGCACATGGCTCAAGCAGTGCTACACGAGCTGCTCCATGGAGAAGCAGCGGTCCCACGAGGAGCATTTTTCTTCCTCGTCTCGCTCTTCTCCCTCGTGCTTCTGCCGATCCTACTCCGCCACTTTGCTGCATCAACCGCGAGCGCGAGGGATGACAAGCTGCTGAGCAAGCTCCCTTCGCCTCCGAACAAGCTCCCCGTCATCGGCCACCTGCACCTCATGGGCGCTCTCCCCCACGTCTCCCTCGCCGCGCTCGCCGCCAAGCACGGGCCCGACCTCATGCTCCTCCGCCTCGGTGCCGTGCCCACAGTGGTCGCCTCCTCGCCACGCGCCGCCGAGGCCGTCCTCCGCACGCACGACCACGTCTTCGCGTCGCGGCCCCGGTCCATGGTCGCCGACATCATCGTCTACGGGGCCTCGGACTCGTGCTACGCGCCCTACGGCGAGCACTTCCGCAAGGTCAGGAAGCTCGTCACCATGCACCTgctcaactccaagaaggtgcAGTCCTACCGCCCggtgcgggaggaggaggtgcggcTGGTCATGGGCAAGCTCGCCACGGCGGCGGTCGCGCGCGCCGTCGTGGACATGAGCGAGCTGCTGCACTCCTTCGCCAACGACCTCATCTGCCGCGCGGTCTCCGGCAAATTTTTCCGGGAGGAAGGCCGGAACAACCTGTTCCGGGAGCTCATCGACACCAACGCCGCGCTCTTGGGAGGCTTCAACCTTGAGGACTACTTCCCGAGGTTGGCGAGGCTGGAGCTGCTCAGCAAGGTCATCTGTGCCAAGGCCAAGAAAATCGGCAAGAGGTGGGACCAGCTGCTTGACAAGCTCATCGACGACCATGTACGCAGGGCGGTGCGCCGTGAGGACGACGCGGAGCAAGAAGACAGCGACTTCATCGACGTTCTGCTCTCCCTTCAGGAGGAGTATGGTCTCACCAGGGACCATATGAAGGCCATCTTGATAGTGAGTGCTCAAATATAGCTAATTACTCGCAACTATTTCTTTCGAtgataaatacatatcattttgaTTAAcagtatattttaaaatatttagtttagaaatataaaaattatatatgtagatttataaaaaaaatactttataatatcacaaattaaatatattatatatattctgATAAAAATAGTGATAAAGCTATGTATTGGAGACTATATTatgtaaaataatatttatttataatcgGAGCAcgaaaatagtgatcaaatcAGCAAGAGGTGGGACCCGCTACTCAATAAGCTCATCAACACCCATGTGCATAGGGCATTGCACAGTGAGGACAACACGCCTCTCCGTGGAGCATAGTCTTGCCAAGGACCATATGGAGGCCACTGAACTAATTACGAGCAACTACTCGTTCtagttataaatatatatttcttcaataaGACATAATATCTAATACAtaactttgatcattattttttattaaaatttatttataaaatctataaattttgtaatattataaGATTATTTTTAAAGACAAATCTGCCATATGATTTTAAAgatttcaaactaaatattttgaaaactattaTTAGTTAAAGTTTAAAAGTTTAACCGAATCTTTTTCAAAATGAAACATGCATTTATAACCAGAGGAAGTATATGTCAATAATGATCCCTCTCCCTTTTATTTCGGTCCGGAATTCAATATTTCCTACTATACATATGGTGCCATTTTCAGGACATGTTCGAAGCTGGTACCGACACGTCGTATCTGGTTCTAGAGGTCGCCATGGCTGAGCTCATGCAGAAGCCGCACCTCATGTCAAAGCTACAAGACGAGGTGAGGAGAAGCGTACCGAAGGGGCAAGAAATGGTTACCGAGGACGATCTTGCTAGCATGACCTTCCTGAAGGCTGTCATCAAGGAGACGCTCCGGCTGCACCCGCCTGCGCCTCTATTGATCCCACATCTCTCCATAGATGCCTGCGACATCGATGGCTACACGATCCCGGCTGGGACACGGGTCATCGTCAATGCCTGGGCAATCGGCAGGCTAAGCAGCTGCTGGGACAAGGCAGACGAGTTCCGACCAGAGAGATTCATGGATGCCGATGACGTCGATCTCAAGGGGAAAGACTTCCATTACCTGCCATTTGGGTCCGGGCGGAGGATGTGCCCAGGGATTCACTCCGCGGCAGCTACCCTTGAGATCATGCTGGCAAACCTCATGTACAGTTTCGACTGGGAGCTGCCGGCAGGGGTGAAGAAGGAGGATATTGATATGACGGAGGTGTTTGGATTGACAGTGCACATGAAGGAGAAGCTCTTCTTGGTCCCAAAGGTTCCTTAGAAGGTGATCTGGATGTGTTGGATTGTCACGTGTCTATCGTCGACTGTGCTGTGTGTTGAAGACTGTATTATGAAAATGGAGTTCGTCGGGGTCGGTTTGAACTCGTTAAAGATATAATTGGATGATTCAAAGTGTAATCTATTAGGGATAAATTTTATCCGATGTTCAAATTGACTTCGCTCGCCGCATAGTCGTCGCCTGTTGTCGCACAGTGCTCTGTTCTGTTGCCGTACATGTGCTCTGTTCTGTTGTCGCACAGAACCTTGGCTTGTTCTCTCGTACTGTGCACGTGTTGTTGGCTGGTCATTTTTTACAATAAATAGATACTCATGTACGTGCTGCACTGCATGCCGGTtaaaatattctacacctgTGTGGTTAAACTCGCCATTGTTTATGATATCTTCTTGGTCTTAGTCGGGCTGGGCTTTCCTGAACCATGGCCCGGCCCTGTACTTCAACTGGAAATTTGCCGCGATCGAGCTCTCCAAATCGGACAAAATTAAATCCGAAATTTGGCCGTGTTAAGTCGGAAGCAAGACGCGTAATTTTGGAATATAATCTAGTTTCTACTAGATCAATTCGTCGTCATATATATGATGACGAAGGGTATAATTTGGACAGGCTGCCGACCATGCATGCAACGTGTGAAACCTTGATGGCTAGCTTGACACCTTCTTCGATGTATTCGTTCGAAGAACACAAAGTAGGTAGCAATAATCCGCCATGGACCTCCTTGTTACACATGCATGGTGGCATCAGCAttggcagcggcagcagcagcagtagctcCAATCCAGGGGTGACGTTGATCGGCCACCTGCACCTCGTCACCTCATCCGCCAAAATGAAATCCCCACTTCGCGTAGACACCCGTCCTAGGGTCCTTGACCTAAGCCGCCGCGGTTTCGACAACTCCGGTGAGCTCGCCGGAAGAGCGGCGCCGTGAAGACCTCCTCTGCATGTCGTGCCCCAACGAAGCAGGTTGGCCTAGCTGGCGCAGCCCATCAAGGCCACAAGCCGTATTTCCGCCTGGGTCGGcctctgtcggtgaatcaggaaccgggggtccccgaatcccgaggccaagccagcaatccgccacgtgacGCCATCTCGCGGGGTCGCCTCCGCAAggcaaaaaagattaagtctcGGGAGgggacgctcggggccacggtcagtggtccccgagtacccaggttccccgatgatctgcgaagtttAAGTGCGAGGAAGAAAGTGCTCTGGGAGGTATACgatgacccccgagcacccgagtcccccgacgaccaggaaagctcagtaccgggagaagtgtgcccggggctgcgagcggtggcccctcgggcacccaagtatcccgaggacccaccgaaggaagttccgggagagagtgctcggggctgccggcagcggcccctgagcactcggtcccccgaggatccgtacaagcatgcccgggagagagtgctcggggaggtgaacagtagcccccgagcactcggttccccaagaaCTAAGAGAGGGCAttctcgggggagagtgctcggggagatgaacagtgacccccgagcactcggttccccgttgacccaggaagcccctccgtcagtggcccccacaggggtccgctaatgaggtgtcagccagtcaaaggcccgaggccgtatttaagagcgcgcgtggcctgtcacctccaactgctcccgccacgctcggtgttagttcctgccacattctggcagaagggagtggggacattaaatgcacgggtcccatcccgtgccatccggcacgtctcgggataacgtcgtgagggccgaggcatttcgtctgccgcgctgctgtggtaggagaacaagacagggcgggcacgccgggccgttctgcggctacccggtgggccctctccacggcgcccgttgccagtgcatttatggtgacggatgaccgggcgcggggtgcattttcacccccggtcactttgcgcagaggctatgatgatgccctttccatttatggtgccttggaactctactgccggcgagtatttaaggcagCCGACAGcacagaagagaaaaaaaagggggtTCTGGCCCAGGCGAAGCTGAAacagttaaggaagtagagaagatcgagaagcccaagggcacccaaagccaactgatacacacagatcgaagaacaaggagccccaggctctaggatagacaaacattcctgtaaccagcaacatccttgagggacattctcaggacatttatagcattgatacaggagtagggtgttacgccttcgtgggcccgaacctgtccaaactcccagtgcatttactcttttctgcattggatcattccaccccagccaggcatcgcattcatatccatttatttctccagcaaacttgTTCAGGAtaatccccccggccgaatctctaaaaaggttggccgcaacgtcgaggcctacatcgacgatctcgtggttaagtcccgagaccgcgccaccctgcttgaagatcttgctgagactttcaacagtctccgcactacccgcctgaagctcaaccccgagaagtgcgtcttcggggtgcctgcgggcaagctcctcggtttcttggtctctagccgagggatcgaggccaacccagagaagatccgggccatcgagcagatgcaacCCCTGGATTGAATAGGAGGTTCAGcatctcgctggctgcatggcggccctcgggtgcttcatctccaaacttggggagcgaggactccccctcttcaagctcctgaagaagaccggtcgtttcgactggacgtcggaggctgagcaggccttccatgatctgaagaagtatctcacctcttCGCCCGTACTGGtagccccctccgagggcgaaccactactgctctacatgtcggccacccctcaggtcgtgagcatggtgctggtggtggagcgcgatgagtgcacagGGTTAGGTgttgggtcccagctcccgttcgcccccgagcactccccagtcctcttggctccccccgagcagggggtcgagcccgagcacttggctccccccaagcagggggtcgagcccgagcacttggctcctcccaaccagggaatcgagcccgagaacctggccagccccgaccacgtcgccgagctcgggggctgtagcgggccctcgggtgaagccgcagtccgggcccgcTGGGTACAGCGACCGATGTATTTCGTTAGTgcagtcctccgggaggccaagacaagatacccctaAGCGGAGAAGCtactctacgccgtgctcgtcgcttcccggaagctgcgccactatttccaggcacacaaggtctcggtggttaccacgtacccactggggcccatcctccgaaaccgagaaggcaccgggtgTGTcatcaagtgggcagtggagctggcgatgtccgacctgcactttgtcagccgccaggcgagcaaaagccaggcgctctctgacttcgtggcagagtggacgcccgtccccgaggtcaaccaagaagagatttccgcatatACCGAGCGCGATAcacccgggtactggattatgcacttcgacggttccctcacgctgaaaggcgcgggggctggagtggttctcacctccccaacgggtgaagaactctggtacgtcgtgcagctgcagttgcgcgcaaccaacaacatggcggaatatgagggcctcatcgccggcctccgagccgcggtgggcctcaggattcgtcgcctcctggtaaagggagactcccagctggtggtcaaccaggtatcgaaagaataccagtgcacggatcctcaaatggcggcatatGTGGcgacagtcaggaagctcgagaggcacttcgacggcctggagctgcggtacatctctcgccgcgacaacgctctggccgatgacctttctcgcctggcctcctcccgtgcgcgcatccctgccggagtctttgaagaaagactcacacggccttccgtcctgcctgccgaataAGACGagggggaaacctcgagctcaattcaggggaccccggcggcgccctcagtgggaagccctgaTAGGGTGTCGCCGCCCGGCTAGTGCGCTGCATTTGCTggctgttctcaagatgcctcatggatggacgagatccgagggtacttgaaagaaaagttcctccccggggatgatgcctctgctgaaagagttgctcggcagtccaaacgctatacCATAGTaaatggggatctctaccggcgtggcgcaggtgacgtcctcctgaaatgcatcacccgggcagaaggcggagAGCTTCTCGCtaaggtccacgagggcgagtgcggtgtccatgcatcattccgcacgttggtcgggaaggccttctggCAAGGCTTCTACTATCCTAcagccctctaggatgcttccgagctggttcggcgctacagggtgtgccagttccatgcaaagcagattcaccagccaactcaggctcttcaaaccatccccctgttatggcctttcgcggtctgggggctggacattctgggtccattccccgagcaatcaggggctatgagtacctctatgtcgccatcgacaagttcactaagtggccggaggcggttccagtcgtcaaggtgactaAGAACACGGCACTCCAGTTTTcagcggtatcaccagtcgcttcgatgtcctgaaccggatcatcaccaacaacggcacccagttcacaagtgccctgttcggggactacttcgaggacctcggcatcaagctttgcttcgcctctgtcgctcatcctcagagcaatgggcaggtcgagcgcgccaacacggagatactgaaggggctcaaaactcggacctacaacgtgctcgcaaagcacggaaagggtggatcgactaGCTGTCTgtcgtgctatgggccaatcggaccacatcaaaccgcgctaccggggagactcctttcttccttgtgtacaacgctgaggcggtcctcccctccgagctcactttaggctcccctcgggtgcatgcctactctgaaggcgaacaggaacagcgaaggcacgacgacgtcgactacttggaagagcgccggcagcgtgccgccgtccgagcagcccgctactaGCAAAGCCTGCGGTGCTACCATCAgtgccacgtccgggcccggtctctcgaggtggcggatctagttctccgacgcgtccaatcacgcgaaggaaggaataaactgtcccctatgtgggaaggcccctttaccgtgatcggtgtcccacgagaaggctcctttcggctagctgcagaggacgggcagccgctccccaacgcgtggaacattgagcatttgcgcaagttcttcccgtagatggcatgtatgcgtgctcaggtcaaccaggccgggggctccccctgcccaagttgaccggggtcTACCAttaaccgggtaagtcacccagcCTTGTAAAAATTCTCAATACAATATATGTGTTATCAGTGtgcagttcttatgtcaaattttattttttctggatcccgcatgtttaatctgtctggtgagatgctcaattgtgcgagaaaagtttgctctctcattttccccgttgataaaagaatcccgatcagtATGCGCGTGGGCAGTTgaccgctgacttacgtctgtcgtggtaggctgcaGTGTTCGATGTCGTGGCAGtctcccgggcatcaccgagtccctggggttcccgggtaatcctatcgctcaagcaaagagtagtccggagcctaggccccaggggcgggctgtcggtgctcggtctggtctgtcatactcgggcgccaccgaaccataggacctctgggttatgcctctgcctgtgtagttcgccggtccgggtatttgagaggtctcgggtcgaaaatgagagcagtctataatgagtaccgcactaacagagcgcaccaaacaaagaatctttatattttttctcaagtcaca
Protein-coding regions in this window:
- the LOC133894827 gene encoding indole-2-monooxygenase-like: MHMAQAVLHELLHGEAAVPRGAFFFLVSLFSLVLLPILLRHFAASTASARDDKLLSKLPSPPNKLPVIGHLHLMGALPHVSLAALAAKHGPDLMLLRLGAVPTVVASSPRAAEAVLRTHDHVFASRPRSMVADIIVYGASDSCYAPYGEHFRKVRKLVTMHLLNSKKVQSYRPVREEEVRLVMGKLATAAVARAVVDMSELLHSFANDLICRAVSGKFFREEGRNNLFRELIDTNAALLGGFNLEDYFPRLARLELLSKVICAKAKKIGKRWDQLLDKLIDDHVRRAVRREDDAEQEDSDFIDVLLSLQEEYGLTRDHMKAILIDMFEAGTDTSYLVLEVAMAELMQKPHLMSKLQDEVRRSVPKGQEMVTEDDLASMTFLKAVIKETLRLHPPAPLLIPHLSIDACDIDGYTIPAGTRVIVNAWAIGRLSSCWDKADEFRPERFMDADDVDLKGKDFHYLPFGSGRRMCPGIHSAAATLEIMLANLMYSFDWELPAGVKKEDIDMTEVFGLTVHMKEKLFLVPKVP